In Diceros bicornis minor isolate mBicDic1 chromosome 24, mDicBic1.mat.cur, whole genome shotgun sequence, the following are encoded in one genomic region:
- the LOC131421308 gene encoding LOW QUALITY PROTEIN: uncharacterized protein LOC131421308 (The sequence of the model RefSeq protein was modified relative to this genomic sequence to represent the inferred CDS: inserted 1 base in 1 codon; deleted 2 bases in 1 codon; substituted 1 base at 1 genomic stop codon) — MFIVLFLFVTWTSFDGMGQTMTTPLSLTLDHWTEVRARAHELSVEIKKGRWQTFCTSEWPSLNVGWPPEGTFNLTVILAVRAIVFQERPGSHPDQRPYITVWQDLVQNPLPWVKPWVKAEKLSPRVLALQDAETRQKSKSTRTAESETPSAPPPGVYPEIEPPPEWPPFSPPPYPSPAPGSQSERRATGSGPFAGTRSRRGATPDGPDTTVALPLREYGAPAGPNQLSPLQYWPFSSSDLYNWKNNHPPFSENPAGLTALIESLMFSHQPTWDDCQQLLQALFTTEERERITQEARKNIRGTNGQPATIAEAEEGFPHNRPDWDYNTAEGRGALSVYRRALVAGLRGAARRPTNLAKVREIQQGPTEPPSVFLERLMEAYRRYTPFDPSSEGQKASVIMXLQRLEGLQDYDLRDVIKEAENVYHKRESEEEKREREKREAEEREDRRDRRQEKKLTKILAAVIKATGSDHRQLGNLGNAPRPGSHRRQPLDKDQCAYCKERGHWARECPKKRATPKVLSLGEDGEXRGRGLGPLPEPRVTLTVEGTPMSFLIDTGAEYSVLKQPLGKLKTKKSLVVGATGQKQYSWTTSRTVDLGKGKVSHSFLVIPECPTPLLGRDLLTKLKAQIDFAQPRPTVSWSAPTTMILALELEEEYRLHQQPKPRARLNADKWLIEFPAAWAETGGLGTATRTPPVVIDLKAGALPIRVRQYPISKEAREGIRPHIQRLLQQGILVPCQSPWNNPLLPVKKPGTNDYRPVQDLREINKRVQDLHPTVPNPYNLLSSLPPSRKWYTVLDLKDAFFCLRLHPKSQLLFAFEWRDPDMGVVGQLTWTRLPQGFKNSPTLFDEALHRDLAEYRVKNPQVTLLQYVDDLLLAAETPGDCEEGTKRLLAELGELGYRASRKKAQLCQEKVVYLGYTLKDGQRWLTDARKKTVTQIPAPTSARQVREFLGTAGFCRLWIPGFATLAAPLYPLTKESGNFVWTLEHQKAFETLKRALLEAPALALPDLTKPFTLYVDERKGIARGVLTQALGPWKRPVAYLSKKLDPVASGWPSCLRAIAATAQLVKDADKLTLGQQITVVAPHALESIIRQPPDRWMTNARMTHYQSLLLTERITFAPPAILNPATLLPEADDEIPVHQCGDILASETGTRPDLPDEPWAGAPNWYTDGSSFMAEGKRMAGAAVVDGKKTLWASSLPEGTSAQKAELIALTQALRLAENKTVNIYTDSRYAFATAHVHGAIYKQRGLLTSAGKDIKNKKEILGLLEAIHLPKKVAIIHCPGHQKGTDPIAQGNRLADLEAKRAALGPMVLTLQGAKVSKAASGGELTKEEKVLSVAEGREYLSHLHRLTHLSPQKLIKIIEASPYQVPDLRKAAEEIYKDCRACALTNAAVTKYRTGHRLRGDRPGTFWEIDFTEIKPARYGKKYLLVFVDTFSGWVEAFPTRKETASVVAKKILEEILPRFGIPKVIGSDNGPAFVAQVSQGLASQLGINWKLHCAYRPQSSGQVERMNRTIKETLTKLSIETGDSDWTALLPFALFRVRNTPQGPLKLTPFEILYGTPPPLAQIGIHDPDIVPSIPLSACLKALEAVRRDIWNQLKEAYQPGDLLIPHQFQVGDSVLVRRHRTGSLEPRWKGPYVVLLTTPTAVKVDGITSWVHATHVKKAPQNAADLWKVEKTDNPLKLRLRRGNDAQVIQS, encoded by the exons atgttcattgttctgtttttgttcgttacgtggacctcatttgacgggatgggacagactatgacgacccccctctctttgaccttagaccactggactgaagtgagagcgagagcgcacgaattgtcggtagaaataaaaaaagggcgttggcagactttttgcacctctgagtggccctccctcaatgtgggttggccccctgaggggacgtttaatctaactgttatcctcgcggtgagggctattgttttccaggagagaccggggtcccatcctgaccaacgaccatatattacagtgtggcaggatctggtgcagaacccactcccatgggttaagccatgggtaaaagcagaaaaactaagcccccgagtcctggcgctgcaggatgcggagacacggcaaaaatcgaaatcaactcgaacagcggagtcggagaccccttcggcccccccc cccggggtctaccctgagattgagcctcctcccgaatggccccctttctcgcctcccccttacccctcccccgctccaggatcgcaatcagaacggagggcgactggctcggggCCCTTCGCTGGAACCCGgagccgccgcggagccactccggacgggcctgataccacggtggcgctcccgtTAAGAGAATATGGAGCTCCGGCGGGacccaaccagctgtcacccctccagtactggcccttctcttcctcagacctgtataactggaaaaataaccatccccccttttcagaaaaccccgccgggTTAACCGCCCTGATtgagtccctaatgttttcccatcagcccacttgggatgactgtcaacagctcttacaggcactcttcaccacagaggagagagaaaggatcacacaggaagcaagaaaaaatatccgaggcaccaatgggcagccggcaacgatagcggaagcggaagaagggtttccgcacaatCGACCCGACTGGGACTATAATACGGCTGAAGGTAGGGGggcgctgtccgtttatcgccgggctctagtggcgggtctccggGGAGCCGCAAGACGGCCtaccaatttggctaaggtaagagagattcAGCAAGGAcccactgaacctccctccgttttcctagaacgattgatggaggcttaccgcaggtatacgCCCTTTGATCCGTCCTCTGAAGGGCAGAAGGCCTCTGTCATAA GATTACAGAGGCTAGAGGGGCTGCAGGACTATGACCTGCGGGACGTGATAAAAGAGGCCGAAAACGTATATCATAAAAGAGAGAgcgaagaggaaaagagagaaagagaaaagagggaggctgaggagagggaagacaggagagacaggagacaagaaaagaaactgactAAGATACTGGCCGCAGTAATAAAAGCAACAGGGTCAGATCACAGGCAGTtagggaacctgggcaacgccccacgaccaggctcaCACAGACGGCAACCCCTggacaaggaccaatgtgcctattgtaaagagagaggacactgggcaagggaatgccCCAAGAAAAGGGCCACACCCAAGGTGTTGTCCTTAGGAGAAGACGGAGAATAGCGGGGACGGGGCTTGGGCCCCCTCCCCGAGCCTAGGGTAACCCTAACTGTTGAGGGGACCCCTATGAGTTTTCTGATTGACACTGGGGCTGAATACTCAGTATTGAAGCAGCCTTTGgggaagttaaaaacaaaaaaatctttggTTGTCGGAGCCACTGGGCAGAAACAGTACTCGTGGACCACCTCTCGGACAGTGGACTTGGGGAAAGGAAAGGTGTCCCACTCCTTCCTAGTGATTCCTGAATGCCCGACACCATTGCTAGGTCGAGACCTCTTAACCAAGCTAAAAGCCCAAATAGATTTTGCTCAACCTCGGCCTACAGTATCCTGGTCCGCGCCTACCACCATGATATTGGCTTTGGAGCTAGAGGAAGAATACCGGCTCCACCAGCAGCCTAAACCTAGAGCTCGGCTCAATGCCGATAAGTGGCTGATCGAATTTCCCGCGGCATGGGCTGAAACCGGGGGACTAGGGACAGCTACGAGAACTCCCCCAGTCGTGATAGACCTGAAGGCCGGAGCTCTCCCGATAAGGGTGCGCCAGTACCCAATAAGCAAAGAGGCCAGAGAAGGAATCCGCCCCCATATCCAGAGGCTGCTCCAACAAGGAATCCTGGTTCCTTGCCAATCTCCTTGGAACAACCCCctcttgcctgtaaaaaagcctggAACTAATGACTATAGGCCGGTCCAGGACTTGAGAGAAATAAATAAGAGAGTGCAGGATTTACACCCTACCGTGCCAAACCCATATAACTtgctcagctccctccccccatcacggaaatggtaCACTGTCTTAGACCTAAAAGATGCGTTTTTCTGTCTACGACTGCATCCGAAAAGCCAGTTACTATTTGCtttcgagtggcgcgaccctgaCATGGGGGTCGTTGGACAATTGACCTGGACGagactgcctcaagggtttaaaaactcccctACCCTGTTTGATGAAGCCCTCCATAGGGACTTGGCTGAAtatagggttaaaaaccctcaagtgactcttttacagtatgtgGATGATCTACTACTGGCAGCGgaaaccccgggagactgtgaggaaggaaccaagcgcctcctggccgagttgggtgagttggggtaccggGCGTCAAGGAAGAAGGCACAATTGTGCCAGGAGAAAGTAGTCTACTTAGGCTACACACTAAAAGACGGCCAAAGGTGGTTAACCGACGcccggaaaaagactgtgactcagatcccggccccaacctccgctcgccaggtaagggaattcctggggacAGCCGGTTTCTGCCGGTTGTGGATCCcagggtttgctaccctggctgctccactgtacccattgactaaggaaagtgggaactttgtctggactctagagcaccagaaggcttttgagactctaaaacgggcattattagaggcacccgcgttggccctaccagatttgaccaagcccttcaccttgtatgtagatgaaagaaagggaatcgcccggggagtcctaactcaagcccttgggccctggaagcgcccagtcgcatatctatcaaaaaaactggatccggtagccagtggatggccctcctgcttaagggcaatcgccgccactgcccagctggtaaaagatgcagataagttaactctgggccaacagataaccgtagtagccccccatgccttagaaagcattatcagacagcctccagatcgatggatgactaacgcccggatgactcactaccaaagtctgctcctaactgagagaattaccttcgccccaccggccatcttaaacccggccacactactgcccgaagcagatgatgaaatacctgttcaccaatgcggcgacatcttggcatcagaaacggggacccgacccgatctgccggatgagccatgggctggggcccctaattggtacaccgacggcagcagctttatggcagaaggtaagaggatggctggggctgctgtggtagacgggaaaaagactctgtgggcaagcagcttgccggaagggacttctgcacaaaaggctgagcttatcgccctgacacaggcgttaaggttagctgaaaataagactgtgaatATATACACGGACAGCAGGTATGCCTTTGCTACTGCCCATGTTCATGGggctatttataaacaaagaGGGCTGCTTACCTCGGCCggaaaagatatcaaaaataaaaaagagattctGGGCCTCCTAGAGGCTATACATTTGCCTAAAAAGGTGGCAATCATCCATTgcccaggtcatcagaaaggcaccgaccccatagctcaagggaaccgcTTAGCAGATTTGgaagccaagcgggcggcactaggacctatggtcctgactctccagggagctaaggtcagcaaagctgcctccggtggggaactaactaaagaagagaaagtcctttccgttgcagaagggcgagaatatctatcacatctacaccggctaacccacttgagccctcagaaactaattaaaattattgaggcctccccgtaccaggtaccagatttgagAAAGGCGGCTGAGGAAATTTATAAGGATTGTAGAGCTTGCGCTCTCACAAATGCTGCAGTTACCAAATACCGCACTGGACATAGACTCCGGGGAGATAGGCCCGGaaccttttgggagatagactttactgaaatcaaaccggcccggtatggaaaaaaatatcttctagtatttgtagataccttctcgggatgggtagaggctttccccacccgaaaagagactgcctctgtagtagccaagaagatattggaagaaatcctcccgagattcgggatcccaaaggtaattggatctgacaacggtcctgcattcgttgcccaggtaagtcagggactggccagtcaactggggatcaattggaaattacattgtgcttatagaccccagagctcaggccaggtagaaaggatgaatagaacaattaaagagaccctaactaaattgtccatagagaccggcgatagtgactggacagccctcctgccctttgccctgttccgcgtccggaacaccccacagggacccttaaaacttacaccctttgagatcctctatggaacccctccccctttggcacaaatagggatacatgaccctgacattgtaccttctatacctttgtcagcctgcttgaaagcactcgaggctgtcaggcgcgacatctggaaccagctaaaagaggcttaccagcctggtgatctgctcatcCCGCACCaattccaggttggggactctgtccttgtgagacgacatcggacggggtcaTTAGAgccacgttggaaggggccctacgtggtgctcctcactacacccacagcagtcaaggtggacggtataacttcCTGGGTTCACGCTACACAcgtgaagaaggcaccccagaatgcagcagatctctggaaggtggaaaagactgataaccctcttaagtTGCGTTTACGCCGTGGGAACGACGCGCAGGTCATCCAATCCTAA